One stretch of Chelonia mydas isolate rCheMyd1 chromosome 17, rCheMyd1.pri.v2, whole genome shotgun sequence DNA includes these proteins:
- the GAS2L2 gene encoding GAS2-like protein 2 isoform X1, with product MEVFDAPSLSPFSPVSHGKMAGIQGATVQSIRPYKSSEQYLYAMKEDLAEWLKELYDLDVNVGSLLEVLETGSMLCYHANNITHVAREFSHDYPGLAHKLQLPRYGVICNDSAQPGTFQARDNVSNFIQWCRKEMDIKEVLMFETEDLVLRKNEKNFVLCLLEVSRRASRFGMSAPTLIQMEEEIEEEIREEMDLPPEDTPLPKPQRKPCDFKNLDQMVQHLVSRCTCPVQFSMIKVSEGKYRVGDSNTLIFVRILRNHVMVRVGGGWDTLEHYLDKHDPCRCTSLSHKQAVKLTSPQRLQAIQVQHEIKVCPTPRTDNPKKPQPTLIVSRSQSPLPPVEWRTYTPQSLSTSRKLRSSPSPDSTSKKDSRLRPLREQSEPRRVPSARATERSATPSRRQQFAEERSATQQTASTQSRRDKLCVSTSSLTSQLTGSEEDGSGASEALPEPQRGRQTSRIPGKNQKDPARLVQARCTESRPQMTVPKDRTAQLSRGTQYGVKPFPQAHKPQESGVKSFPGMVRSCSPMKPLHLSSQQDSKGAAQSLNAAHGWGDAGVVLPSSPVKHMGQTPKQESSTKIPVKAGPTFSRPPTPVQSHQGESRLRNGWKAPASEMAKTPALSKIKVMSRAEEGSQGHRQCSGAVKPETLLTNLPTSPEDRLGLSDPAGKDKDPKAKLGQEVEPGNTNNSSSRSGGDPTGCSEERECVYTPLPINLAQEQALYRSLEDEILSNIKVLEADSDESHHPEGNQLGDFALDCSLASVTTARDVSELRSSTPSLSSVTSARQTLPCGEGVPRSGVYVPRGEAKWHPAGFLYGDVIDELSQGHKPLHPVDVENWIAKIPPKGAVRVSSQPSSPLVNGNQVEKKLLEPEGALFQENVSSETKGNRSRRQPPHTSHAGSAAVSRNSKAPQAAFDGPKASINSPASVGGLEKSKLPQGKPKRSLKKPERVPSIYKLKLRPKIRPRRDNRPEKRPSKIPTPVTYRQAQKVASAKAQEKAHSLKHQIRPAQDSLDSIRQNSTGNAGSEEEAWLSEHSGSPQSGKKTVLADTKVWLTEEDEESWV from the exons ATGGAAGTCTTTGACGCCCCTTCTCTGTCTCCCTTTAGCCCCGTGTCTCATGGCAAGATGGCTGGGATTCAGGGGGCCACGGTGCAGAGCATCCGGCCCTACAAGTCCAGTGAGCAGTATCTCTACGCCATGAAGGAGGACCTGGCCGAGTGGCTCAAGGAACTCTATGACTTGGACGTCAACGTTGGGTCCCTCCTGgaggtgctggagacaggctcCATGCTGTGCTACCATGCCAACAACATCACCCATGTGGCCAGAGAGTTCTCCCACGACTATCCGGGCCTGGCCCACAAGCTCCAGCTGCCCAGATACGGGGTGATCTGTAATGACTCTGCCCAGCCAGGGACCTTCCAGGCCAGGGATAACGTGTCTAACTTCATCCAGTGGTGCAGGAAGGAGATGGATATTAAAG AGGTGCTGATGTTTGAGACGGAGGACCTGGTGCTGAGGAAGAATGAGAAAAACTTTGTGCTGTGCCTGCTGGAGGTGTCCCGCCGGGCCTCTCGCTTCGGGATGAGTGCTCCCACCCTGATCCAAATGGAGGAGGAGATTGAGGAGGAGATCCGAGAGGAGATGGACCTCCCCCCTGAGGATACCCCACTTCCCAAGCCCCAGAGGAAGCCTTGTGACTTCAAGAACCTGGACCAGATG GTCCAACACCTGGTGAGCCGCTGCACGTGCCCAGTCCAGTTCTCCATGATCAAGGTGTCTGAAGGAAAATACCGCGTGGGCGATTCCAACACCCTTATTTTTGTCAGG ATCCTCCGGAATCATGTGATGGTGCGGGTTGGAGGTGGCTGGGACACGCTGGAGCATTATCTGGATAAGCATGACCCCTGCCGGTGCACCTCGCTGT CTCACAAGCAGGCTGTCAAGCTGACAAGCCCTCAAAGGCTGCAGGCAATTCAGGTGCAGCATGAGATCAAGGTCTGCCCGACACCCAGGACAGACAACCCAAAGAAGCCCCAGCCCACCCTAATCGTGAGCAGGTCCCAAAGCCCACTGCCCCCAGTGGAGTGGAGGACCTACACCCCCCAGAGCCTCAGCACCAGCCGGAAGCTTCGTTCATCTCCATCGCCAGATAGCACCAGCAAGAAGGACTCCAGGCTCAGGCCCCTGCGGGAGCAGTCAGAACCCAGGAGGGTCCCTTCGGCCAG GGCAACCGAGCGGTCTGCTACTCCTTCACGGAGGCAGCAGTTTGCTGAAGAAAGATCTGCTACCCAGCAGACCGCCTCCACCCAGAGCCGGAGGGATAAGCTGTGTGTTTCTACGTCCTCCCTGACCTCACAACTGACTGGAAGCGAGGAGGATGGTTCTGGCGCCTCGGAAGCTCTCCCAGAGCCCCAGAGAGGGCGTCAGACTAGTAGAATCCCTGGGAAGAATCAGAAGGACCCAGCTAGGCTTGTGCAAGCCAGGTGTACAGAGTCCAGGCCCCAGATGACAGTGCCAAAAGACAGAACAGCTCAGCTGTCAAGGGGCACCCAGTATGGAGTCAAACCCTTTCCACAGGCTCACAAGCCTCAGGAATCAGGGGTCAAGAGCTTTCCTGGGATGGTCCGTTCCTGCAGCCCAATGAAACCTCTTCACCTCTCCTCACAACAGGATTCCaagggagctgcacagagcctcaACGCTGCACACGgctggggggatgctggggtTGTGTTGCCATCCTCCCCAGTTAAACACATGGGCCAGACTCCAAAACAGGAAAGTAGCACTAAGATCCCAGTCAAAGCCGGCCCCACATTCAGCAGGCCCCCAACCCCTGTTCAGAGCCACCAGGGGGAGTCCCGCCTCCGAAATGGGTGGAAAGCCCCTGCCAGTGAAATGGCAAAAACTCCAGCTCTCTCAAAGATCAAAGTCATGTCCAGGGCTGAGGAAGGCTCTCAGGGGCACAGACAATGCAGTGGGGCAGTCAAGCCAGAGACATTGTTGACCAACCTTCCCACAAGCCCAGAAGATAGACTTGGCCTGTCAGATCCAGCAGGGAAGGACAAGGATCCAAAGGCCAAACTGGGGCAGGAGGTAGAGCCAGGGAACAccaataacagcagcagcaggagtggtGGTGATCCAACAGGCTGCTCAGAGGAGAGGGAATGTGTGTATACGCCTTTGCCCATCAACCTGGCCCAGGAGCAGGCGCTGTACAGGAGCCTAGAAGATGAGATCTTATCCAACATAAAGGTTCTAGAGGCTGATTCGGATGAAAGCCACCACCCTGAAGGGAACCAGCTGGGCGACTTCGCCCTGGACTGCAGCCTAGCGAGCGTCACCACAGCCCGTGATGTAAGTGAGCTCAGGTCCTCCACGCCCTCCCTGTCTTCCGTTACAAGTGCCAGGCAGACCTTGCCCTGTGGCGAGGGTGTGCCCCGGAGTGGTGTCTATGTGCCTAGAGGAGAGGCAAAATGGCACCCGGCTGGATTCCTCTATGGTGATGTGATTGATGAACTCTCCCAGGGGCACAAGCCACTCCACCCAGTGGATGTGGAGAACTGGATCGCCAAGATCCCACCCAAGGGGGCTGTGAGGGTTTCCTCTCAGCCAAGTTCACCTCTGGTGAATGGAAACCAGGTGGAAAAGAAACTTCTGGAGCCAGAAGGGGCTTTGTTCCAGGAGAACGTGTCCAGTGAAACCAAAGGCAACCGGTCAAGGAGGCAGCCGCCTCACACAAGCCATGCAGGGTCTGCTGCAGTCAGTAGAAATAGCAAAGCTCCTCAGGCAGCCTTTGATGGCCCCAAGGCATCTATCAATTCTCCAGCCTCTGTGGGCGGCCTTGAAAAGTCCAAACTGCCTCAAGGTAAGCCCAAAAGGTCCCTGAAGAAGCCCGAACGGGTGCCATCCATCTACAAGCTAAAGCTACGCCCCAAAATCCGCCCACGCAGGGACAACAGACCTGAGAAACGGCCATCCAAAATCCCCACTCCAGTGACCTACCGACAGGCACAgaaagtggccagtgccaaagcCCAAGAGAAGGCCCATAGCTTAAAGCATCAGATCCGGCCAGCTCAGGACAGCCTGGATAGTATAAGGCAGAACAGCACAGGAAATGCTGGGTCCGAGGAAGAGGCTTGGCTTTCAGAACACAGTGGCTCCCCACAATCTGGGAAGAAGACAGTCCTAGCAGATACCAAAGTGTGGCTCACAGAAGAAGATGAGGAATCCTGGGTCTGA
- the C17H17orf50 gene encoding uncharacterized protein C17orf50 homolog, with protein MSWWSKEEEEEEEKEMAEEEAEELGVVEEDTEEENVVSYIPLSPQTSNTEQVQELNKAEENWFWSWLSPFSIFSGLTTVADRKRSPQEPICCRLDKKRPPGNTCSECEILFCRKCEVLHYNPRFIEHCILGHGKEEPEGRRSGLLSPILSADSINLAVAPGGTEDEEMERK; from the exons ATGTCTTGGTGGAgcaaagaagaggaggaggaggaagagaaggagatggCAGAGGAGGAGGCCGAAGAGCTGggagtggtagaagaggacacaGAGGAAGAGAACGTAGTCTCCTACATCCCCCTTTCTCCTCAGACGTCCAACACAGAGCAGGTCCAAGAGCTGAACAAAGCAGAGGAGAACTGGTTCTGGAGCTGGCTCTCGCCATTCTCCATCTTCTCCGGGTTGACCACGGTGGCAGACAG GAAGAGATCTCCGCAGGAGCCCATCTGTTGCCGGCTGGACAAGAAGAGGCCCCCCGGCAACACATGCTCCGAGTGCGAGATCCTGTTCTGCAGGAAGTGTGAGGTGCTGCACTACAACCCGAGGTTCATAGAGCACTGCATCCTGGGCCATGGCAAGGAGGAGCCAGAGGGCAGGCGCTCGGGCCTCCTCAGCCCCATTCTGAGCGCAG ATTCCATCAACCTGGCTGTCGCTCCAGGGGGAACAGAAGATGAAGAAATGGAGAGAAAATGA
- the GAS2L2 gene encoding GAS2-like protein 2 isoform X2 has protein sequence MAGIQGATVQSIRPYKSSEQYLYAMKEDLAEWLKELYDLDVNVGSLLEVLETGSMLCYHANNITHVAREFSHDYPGLAHKLQLPRYGVICNDSAQPGTFQARDNVSNFIQWCRKEMDIKEVLMFETEDLVLRKNEKNFVLCLLEVSRRASRFGMSAPTLIQMEEEIEEEIREEMDLPPEDTPLPKPQRKPCDFKNLDQMVQHLVSRCTCPVQFSMIKVSEGKYRVGDSNTLIFVRILRNHVMVRVGGGWDTLEHYLDKHDPCRCTSLSHKQAVKLTSPQRLQAIQVQHEIKVCPTPRTDNPKKPQPTLIVSRSQSPLPPVEWRTYTPQSLSTSRKLRSSPSPDSTSKKDSRLRPLREQSEPRRVPSARATERSATPSRRQQFAEERSATQQTASTQSRRDKLCVSTSSLTSQLTGSEEDGSGASEALPEPQRGRQTSRIPGKNQKDPARLVQARCTESRPQMTVPKDRTAQLSRGTQYGVKPFPQAHKPQESGVKSFPGMVRSCSPMKPLHLSSQQDSKGAAQSLNAAHGWGDAGVVLPSSPVKHMGQTPKQESSTKIPVKAGPTFSRPPTPVQSHQGESRLRNGWKAPASEMAKTPALSKIKVMSRAEEGSQGHRQCSGAVKPETLLTNLPTSPEDRLGLSDPAGKDKDPKAKLGQEVEPGNTNNSSSRSGGDPTGCSEERECVYTPLPINLAQEQALYRSLEDEILSNIKVLEADSDESHHPEGNQLGDFALDCSLASVTTARDVSELRSSTPSLSSVTSARQTLPCGEGVPRSGVYVPRGEAKWHPAGFLYGDVIDELSQGHKPLHPVDVENWIAKIPPKGAVRVSSQPSSPLVNGNQVEKKLLEPEGALFQENVSSETKGNRSRRQPPHTSHAGSAAVSRNSKAPQAAFDGPKASINSPASVGGLEKSKLPQGKPKRSLKKPERVPSIYKLKLRPKIRPRRDNRPEKRPSKIPTPVTYRQAQKVASAKAQEKAHSLKHQIRPAQDSLDSIRQNSTGNAGSEEEAWLSEHSGSPQSGKKTVLADTKVWLTEEDEESWV, from the exons ATGGCTGGGATTCAGGGGGCCACGGTGCAGAGCATCCGGCCCTACAAGTCCAGTGAGCAGTATCTCTACGCCATGAAGGAGGACCTGGCCGAGTGGCTCAAGGAACTCTATGACTTGGACGTCAACGTTGGGTCCCTCCTGgaggtgctggagacaggctcCATGCTGTGCTACCATGCCAACAACATCACCCATGTGGCCAGAGAGTTCTCCCACGACTATCCGGGCCTGGCCCACAAGCTCCAGCTGCCCAGATACGGGGTGATCTGTAATGACTCTGCCCAGCCAGGGACCTTCCAGGCCAGGGATAACGTGTCTAACTTCATCCAGTGGTGCAGGAAGGAGATGGATATTAAAG AGGTGCTGATGTTTGAGACGGAGGACCTGGTGCTGAGGAAGAATGAGAAAAACTTTGTGCTGTGCCTGCTGGAGGTGTCCCGCCGGGCCTCTCGCTTCGGGATGAGTGCTCCCACCCTGATCCAAATGGAGGAGGAGATTGAGGAGGAGATCCGAGAGGAGATGGACCTCCCCCCTGAGGATACCCCACTTCCCAAGCCCCAGAGGAAGCCTTGTGACTTCAAGAACCTGGACCAGATG GTCCAACACCTGGTGAGCCGCTGCACGTGCCCAGTCCAGTTCTCCATGATCAAGGTGTCTGAAGGAAAATACCGCGTGGGCGATTCCAACACCCTTATTTTTGTCAGG ATCCTCCGGAATCATGTGATGGTGCGGGTTGGAGGTGGCTGGGACACGCTGGAGCATTATCTGGATAAGCATGACCCCTGCCGGTGCACCTCGCTGT CTCACAAGCAGGCTGTCAAGCTGACAAGCCCTCAAAGGCTGCAGGCAATTCAGGTGCAGCATGAGATCAAGGTCTGCCCGACACCCAGGACAGACAACCCAAAGAAGCCCCAGCCCACCCTAATCGTGAGCAGGTCCCAAAGCCCACTGCCCCCAGTGGAGTGGAGGACCTACACCCCCCAGAGCCTCAGCACCAGCCGGAAGCTTCGTTCATCTCCATCGCCAGATAGCACCAGCAAGAAGGACTCCAGGCTCAGGCCCCTGCGGGAGCAGTCAGAACCCAGGAGGGTCCCTTCGGCCAG GGCAACCGAGCGGTCTGCTACTCCTTCACGGAGGCAGCAGTTTGCTGAAGAAAGATCTGCTACCCAGCAGACCGCCTCCACCCAGAGCCGGAGGGATAAGCTGTGTGTTTCTACGTCCTCCCTGACCTCACAACTGACTGGAAGCGAGGAGGATGGTTCTGGCGCCTCGGAAGCTCTCCCAGAGCCCCAGAGAGGGCGTCAGACTAGTAGAATCCCTGGGAAGAATCAGAAGGACCCAGCTAGGCTTGTGCAAGCCAGGTGTACAGAGTCCAGGCCCCAGATGACAGTGCCAAAAGACAGAACAGCTCAGCTGTCAAGGGGCACCCAGTATGGAGTCAAACCCTTTCCACAGGCTCACAAGCCTCAGGAATCAGGGGTCAAGAGCTTTCCTGGGATGGTCCGTTCCTGCAGCCCAATGAAACCTCTTCACCTCTCCTCACAACAGGATTCCaagggagctgcacagagcctcaACGCTGCACACGgctggggggatgctggggtTGTGTTGCCATCCTCCCCAGTTAAACACATGGGCCAGACTCCAAAACAGGAAAGTAGCACTAAGATCCCAGTCAAAGCCGGCCCCACATTCAGCAGGCCCCCAACCCCTGTTCAGAGCCACCAGGGGGAGTCCCGCCTCCGAAATGGGTGGAAAGCCCCTGCCAGTGAAATGGCAAAAACTCCAGCTCTCTCAAAGATCAAAGTCATGTCCAGGGCTGAGGAAGGCTCTCAGGGGCACAGACAATGCAGTGGGGCAGTCAAGCCAGAGACATTGTTGACCAACCTTCCCACAAGCCCAGAAGATAGACTTGGCCTGTCAGATCCAGCAGGGAAGGACAAGGATCCAAAGGCCAAACTGGGGCAGGAGGTAGAGCCAGGGAACAccaataacagcagcagcaggagtggtGGTGATCCAACAGGCTGCTCAGAGGAGAGGGAATGTGTGTATACGCCTTTGCCCATCAACCTGGCCCAGGAGCAGGCGCTGTACAGGAGCCTAGAAGATGAGATCTTATCCAACATAAAGGTTCTAGAGGCTGATTCGGATGAAAGCCACCACCCTGAAGGGAACCAGCTGGGCGACTTCGCCCTGGACTGCAGCCTAGCGAGCGTCACCACAGCCCGTGATGTAAGTGAGCTCAGGTCCTCCACGCCCTCCCTGTCTTCCGTTACAAGTGCCAGGCAGACCTTGCCCTGTGGCGAGGGTGTGCCCCGGAGTGGTGTCTATGTGCCTAGAGGAGAGGCAAAATGGCACCCGGCTGGATTCCTCTATGGTGATGTGATTGATGAACTCTCCCAGGGGCACAAGCCACTCCACCCAGTGGATGTGGAGAACTGGATCGCCAAGATCCCACCCAAGGGGGCTGTGAGGGTTTCCTCTCAGCCAAGTTCACCTCTGGTGAATGGAAACCAGGTGGAAAAGAAACTTCTGGAGCCAGAAGGGGCTTTGTTCCAGGAGAACGTGTCCAGTGAAACCAAAGGCAACCGGTCAAGGAGGCAGCCGCCTCACACAAGCCATGCAGGGTCTGCTGCAGTCAGTAGAAATAGCAAAGCTCCTCAGGCAGCCTTTGATGGCCCCAAGGCATCTATCAATTCTCCAGCCTCTGTGGGCGGCCTTGAAAAGTCCAAACTGCCTCAAGGTAAGCCCAAAAGGTCCCTGAAGAAGCCCGAACGGGTGCCATCCATCTACAAGCTAAAGCTACGCCCCAAAATCCGCCCACGCAGGGACAACAGACCTGAGAAACGGCCATCCAAAATCCCCACTCCAGTGACCTACCGACAGGCACAgaaagtggccagtgccaaagcCCAAGAGAAGGCCCATAGCTTAAAGCATCAGATCCGGCCAGCTCAGGACAGCCTGGATAGTATAAGGCAGAACAGCACAGGAAATGCTGGGTCCGAGGAAGAGGCTTGGCTTTCAGAACACAGTGGCTCCCCACAATCTGGGAAGAAGACAGTCCTAGCAGATACCAAAGTGTGGCTCACAGAAGAAGATGAGGAATCCTGGGTCTGA